A part of Oncorhynchus clarkii lewisi isolate Uvic-CL-2024 chromosome 17, UVic_Ocla_1.0, whole genome shotgun sequence genomic DNA contains:
- the LOC139369537 gene encoding lipopolysaccharide-induced tumor necrosis factor-alpha factor homolog — MANVQVPVVAIGAFGDSPVQMTCPTCHQTVVTKVDFSSGVLTYLFCGGLFFCGFVLGCCLIPFCFDRLKDAKHTCPSCKTILGVYKRL, encoded by the exons ATGGCCAACGTCCAGGTGCCTGTTG tgGCCATCGGTGCGTTTGGGGACAGTCCTGTCCAGATGACCTGTCCTACCTGTCACCAGACCGTGGTCACTAAGGTTGACTTCTCCTCTGGTGTCCTCACCTACCTCTTCTGTGGAGGACTCTTCTTCTGTGG GTTTGTTCTGGGTTGCTGTCTCATCCCGTTCTGTTTCGACAGGCTCAAAGACGCCAAGCACACGTGTCCCTCCTGCAAGACCATCCTGGGGGTTTATAAGCGCTTATAA